The Paraburkholderia sp. SOS3 genome includes a region encoding these proteins:
- a CDS encoding PfkB family carbohydrate kinase produces MSADIAVIGGSYGEECAFPRRQVFRGSGTRAAVALATMGAKVRLHTVLGTALEAEFRAIADKFCYELAATTTSDDIWFRYRYPMGRPELYPSRVLKPVVHETVRADCALVFGMVEGRPQTHANRVVYDPQDGDGSIDYIANGSTANELAMVVSLSEGRALTGHNEADCILAALLKLSGVSAAVIKCGPQGALAGTLNARIWIPSVPTTNVYKIGSGDIFSAAFAFAWMADNAPAIEAAKFASLATARYVETATDSFNSGVRSDLKIHASFLAENGQQAERAVPKGRIYLASPFFNTAQQWMVDEVREALRDMGFNVFSPIHDVGEGLVEDIVERDLQALDRSEIVIALLDGLDPGTIFEVGYARARAIPVVIIAESVSENALTMMIGSGCYVTSDLTTGIYAVCWKLMGDV; encoded by the coding sequence GTGAGCGCGGATATAGCAGTGATCGGTGGCAGCTACGGTGAAGAGTGTGCATTTCCACGACGGCAGGTGTTTCGCGGAAGCGGTACTCGTGCAGCGGTGGCGTTGGCCACCATGGGCGCGAAAGTACGCCTCCATACTGTTCTCGGTACCGCTTTAGAAGCAGAGTTTCGTGCAATTGCAGACAAATTTTGCTATGAGTTGGCCGCGACGACTACATCCGATGATATTTGGTTTAGATATAGATATCCCATGGGTCGCCCTGAGTTATATCCGTCGCGCGTTCTAAAACCGGTGGTGCATGAAACAGTTCGCGCCGACTGTGCCCTTGTATTCGGCATGGTTGAAGGGCGTCCGCAAACTCACGCAAATCGGGTCGTTTATGATCCGCAAGACGGCGATGGGTCCATAGACTACATAGCTAACGGATCTACAGCTAATGAGCTTGCGATGGTCGTATCCCTTTCCGAGGGGCGTGCGCTTACTGGCCATAACGAGGCTGACTGTATCTTGGCAGCGTTGCTTAAGTTGTCAGGCGTAAGCGCCGCGGTGATTAAGTGCGGTCCGCAAGGGGCGCTGGCGGGCACGTTGAACGCTCGAATTTGGATTCCATCTGTTCCGACGACAAACGTGTATAAGATCGGATCCGGAGATATATTTTCAGCGGCTTTTGCCTTTGCTTGGATGGCGGACAACGCGCCCGCCATCGAGGCGGCTAAGTTCGCATCGTTGGCGACAGCACGGTATGTCGAGACGGCAACCGACAGTTTTAACAGCGGCGTTAGGTCAGATCTGAAAATCCACGCGTCTTTTCTCGCAGAAAACGGTCAACAAGCGGAGCGCGCCGTCCCCAAAGGCCGGATTTATCTCGCGAGTCCGTTTTTCAACACAGCACAGCAATGGATGGTCGATGAGGTTCGCGAGGCGCTACGCGATATGGGATTTAACGTGTTCTCGCCAATTCACGATGTGGGCGAAGGGCTTGTTGAGGACATAGTAGAGCGCGACTTGCAAGCGCTGGATAGGTCCGAAATTGTCATCGCACTTTTAGACGGACTCGATCCGGGCACCATATTCGAAGTGGGATATGCAAGGGCGCGTGCGATCCCAGTGGTAATAATTGCTGAATCCGTTAGTGAGAATGCGCTGACGATGATGATTGGATCGGGCTGCTATGTTACAAGTGATTTGACGACTGGAATATATGCGGTCTGTTGGAAATTAATGGGCGATGTCTAG
- a CDS encoding 7-cyano-7-deazaguanine synthase: MSSLLLLSGGIDSICLAYWYRPDICLTVAYGQVAAAAEIQASAQVCFELSLRHEIVHAEIPRLGSGTMAGEASSPHSAHEEFWPFRNQYLITLAAMLAINQKCDRVIIGTVATDVRHADGSSAFVQTMSKVLSIQEGQILLEAPAIGLSSVELIVASRIPYSLLAWAHSCHAGSFACGQCPGCVKHSLVMNELGIDR, translated from the coding sequence ATGTCTAGTCTCTTATTGTTATCCGGAGGCATTGATTCAATTTGCCTTGCGTATTGGTATCGGCCTGATATTTGTTTAACGGTTGCATACGGGCAAGTAGCGGCAGCCGCAGAGATTCAAGCGTCCGCCCAAGTGTGCTTTGAGCTAAGTTTAAGGCATGAGATCGTTCACGCTGAGATTCCCCGTTTAGGCAGTGGAACCATGGCAGGTGAGGCTTCATCACCTCACTCAGCGCATGAAGAGTTTTGGCCCTTTCGGAATCAATATCTCATCACTTTGGCTGCGATGCTGGCGATAAATCAAAAGTGCGATAGAGTGATAATTGGTACCGTTGCTACAGACGTTCGGCATGCGGATGGTTCCTCTGCGTTTGTGCAAACGATGAGTAAAGTTTTGAGCATCCAGGAAGGCCAAATTCTGTTGGAAGCGCCAGCGATTGGATTGAGCAGCGTTGAACTTATAGTGGCTTCGCGCATTCCATATTCGCTTTTGGCATGGGCGCATTCATGCCACGCGGGGTCATTTGCATGTGGCCAATGTCCTGGCTGTGTGAAGCACTCGCTGGTGATGAATGAGCTGGGGATCGATCGATAG
- a CDS encoding trimeric intracellular cation channel family protein produces MHPRLTLALAVMEAIGILAYAISGFIEARARRLDPIGTFLVAMATAFGGGTVRDILLEHRPFYWVQHEDYVIALFVVSFFAPMLLKAASGLFSERVLLVADAIGLGLFSVSGTSLALDAQLPGFTAAMMGVTTGVFGGVIRDVLCNEVPLILRDSRPYATCAFAGCLLYVFLDHINFDNVYSVLIATMFILIARLVTFKFDIRLPH; encoded by the coding sequence ATGCACCCGCGCCTCACCCTAGCCCTTGCCGTCATGGAGGCAATCGGCATCCTCGCGTACGCCATCTCGGGTTTTATCGAAGCCCGCGCGCGCCGCCTCGATCCAATCGGTACATTTCTGGTTGCCATGGCCACCGCTTTCGGCGGCGGCACCGTACGAGACATCCTGCTCGAGCATCGCCCGTTCTACTGGGTCCAGCATGAGGACTATGTGATAGCGCTTTTCGTGGTGTCGTTCTTCGCGCCGATGTTGCTCAAAGCCGCCTCGGGCCTGTTCTCAGAGCGTGTCCTGCTGGTAGCCGACGCCATCGGCCTCGGCCTCTTCAGCGTCTCAGGCACGTCGCTCGCGTTAGACGCCCAACTCCCCGGCTTCACCGCCGCGATGATGGGCGTCACCACCGGCGTCTTCGGCGGCGTGATCCGAGACGTGCTCTGCAACGAAGTCCCGCTCATTCTGCGCGACTCCCGCCCCTACGCAACCTGCGCCTTCGCGGGCTGCCTGCTTTATGTCTTTCTCGATCACATCAACTTCGACAACGTCTACAGCGTGCTGATCGCCACGATGTTCATCCTGATCGCGCGGCTCGTCACCTTCAAATTCGACATCCGCCTGCCGCACTAA
- a CDS encoding Smr/MutS family protein: MPKNRPHPSDPKRTAKARIPEPPAQPAAEPPQPALTRGSTLSDLATLRDALKKQSQRQQQAQAKAREAKRAADADSDLFRRELGESVTPLGTKPRATLPRNPPAPLPVQTRLDEAAVLTEAISDEFDPEMLLDTDESLFYCRPGIAQEVVRKLRRGAWIVQAQLDLHGMRREEAREALAEFIRESSKKGLRCLRVIHGKGLGSIGKEPVLKGKVRAWLVQKEEVIAFCQARPHDGGAGAVLVLLQPGAPTNQPKP, translated from the coding sequence ATGCCAAAGAACCGCCCCCACCCAAGCGACCCCAAGCGCACAGCGAAAGCCCGCATACCCGAGCCTCCCGCACAACCGGCGGCCGAACCACCCCAACCCGCCCTCACCCGCGGCTCCACCCTCTCCGACCTCGCCACCCTCCGCGACGCCCTAAAAAAACAATCCCAGCGCCAGCAGCAGGCACAAGCGAAAGCCCGCGAAGCCAAGCGCGCAGCCGACGCCGACTCCGACCTCTTCCGCCGCGAGCTAGGCGAAAGCGTAACGCCACTCGGCACAAAACCCCGCGCCACCCTCCCCCGCAACCCACCTGCGCCTCTGCCGGTCCAAACGCGCCTGGACGAAGCCGCCGTCCTAACCGAAGCCATCTCCGACGAGTTCGACCCGGAGATGCTGTTAGACACAGACGAATCCCTCTTCTACTGCCGCCCCGGCATCGCCCAGGAAGTCGTCCGCAAGCTGCGCCGCGGCGCATGGATCGTGCAAGCGCAACTGGACCTGCACGGCATGCGCCGCGAAGAAGCGCGCGAAGCACTGGCCGAATTCATCCGCGAATCGAGCAAGAAAGGCCTACGCTGCCTGCGCGTGATCCACGGCAAGGGCTTAGGCTCAATCGGCAAAGAGCCGGTTCTAAAGGGCAAAGTCCGCGCATGGCTCGTGCAAAAGGAAGAAGTGATAGCCTTCTGCCAGGCCCGACCGCACGACGGCGGCGCCGGCGCCGTTCTCGTCCTGCTGCAACCGGGCGCACCAACAAACCAACCCAAGCCTTAA
- a CDS encoding LysE family translocator, which produces MLSLATLGLFSAACLALTMTPGPDMLLIASRSVTQGRSAGFASLAGILVGTYCHAMLAAFGLSRLFLAVPIAYDVVRFAGAAYLLYLAWKTVRASPMPISTTAGGARFPVGKIFRQGLLTDLLNPKMALFVLALFPQFVRPQDGAIAFQILTLATVLNFIGLIVNGVVILSASHLSRQWAARRRPSRTPQYLLASVFAGLAARLAVASRS; this is translated from the coding sequence ATGCTTAGCCTCGCTACTCTCGGACTCTTTTCAGCGGCCTGTCTCGCGCTGACTATGACCCCCGGTCCGGACATGCTGCTCATAGCGTCGAGAAGCGTCACTCAAGGACGGTCGGCTGGTTTCGCATCGCTTGCCGGGATTCTGGTTGGAACCTATTGCCACGCAATGCTGGCGGCGTTTGGCCTGTCTCGGTTGTTTCTCGCGGTTCCCATCGCCTACGATGTCGTCCGGTTCGCGGGTGCCGCCTATCTGCTCTATCTCGCATGGAAGACCGTCCGCGCATCCCCGATGCCGATCTCGACTACCGCTGGCGGTGCCCGCTTTCCTGTTGGGAAGATATTCAGGCAGGGGTTGCTGACCGATCTGCTGAATCCGAAGATGGCATTGTTCGTCCTTGCGCTCTTCCCGCAATTTGTCCGTCCCCAAGACGGCGCAATCGCCTTTCAGATTTTGACTCTCGCCACCGTGCTCAACTTCATCGGTCTGATCGTGAACGGTGTGGTCATACTTTCTGCAAGTCACCTTAGCCGCCAATGGGCGGCCCGACGCCGTCCGTCTCGAACCCCTCAATACCTGCTTGCTTCCGTTTTCGCTGGATTGGCGGCGCGACTTGCTGTCGCAAGCCGTAGCTGA
- a CDS encoding SymE family type I addiction module toxin: MADRNHKAEDGTSVRLLTVSKLRQPFYRPKHWPSWRHNYEDYPPVPWIRLSGRWLEEAGFEISGKARVEVQKGKLVITPA, translated from the coding sequence ATGGCTGATCGCAATCATAAAGCAGAGGACGGTACTTCGGTTCGTCTCTTGACCGTGTCGAAACTACGCCAGCCGTTTTATCGGCCGAAGCACTGGCCGTCGTGGAGACATAATTACGAAGATTATCCGCCTGTGCCGTGGATTCGGCTGTCGGGACGGTGGCTGGAAGAGGCGGGGTTTGAGATTTCGGGGAAGGCTCGCGTGGAAGTGCAGAAGGGGAAGTTGGTGATTACGCCGGCGTAG
- a CDS encoding type VI secretion system Vgr family protein — protein sequence MDNESTHSHRQYRLDIPQTPSAEKADIYSFEGERAIGEPSRYVIRFTHPNHELSRADYLNKPASLVIQPRHDPLQTREPEPERRVQGVITRFTQRQSSPDETTYEVVLESRLALLRNAPKCRFFLDATLPEIIEKILREHQFDMLIARFDFTLYRQYRKHAFVMQWEEDDLTFITRLCRRSGIWFVCEEGKRCEVVRFADDLTHYRRDPNLTVPYLEYSGMNSNGAQSVHTLKMHAKTIPTRYAVRAYNYRQAFKPVESTNLIRDDRTTYGETYTWGTAHLNNEEAQQEALLRREAALASQVIYEGKGDMLDLAPASVIKLSNRELPDAKHGLLAVRVKCSASRSSSYQVEFTAIPCDRLYRLPLMEHTWPRIHGTITGTIASPGDYKEPYIDENGEYIVNLHLDRDQRVPGLNSCPMRLAKPFAGADETGFHFGLVERTEVTVGFHHGNPDMPYISQVLHNSRAPDPIVSKRRWNSRSTLRTRSNNTVEFEDWPDEEHIKVATEQGKSQLNLGYTVDRNRKFRGEGFELRTDLKGCLRAGGGMLLSADMQERAIGEQTDMEAALNHFRTTLAQAQALADTARAAQAEIADVKAENQWLKEELADLKKAVIALSAPDGIGLSTPSRVLVAAGKDISAATSSAFNVSAMKNVVVAAGGMLSVFVHRLGMKFFASRGNIEIQAQSDEIKIASNKDTTITSSNGSVVIEAKEQLILKCGDSYISLTPSDIEDGTSRTRTWRARNFHRQDPASMPSDLPVLPQPVGTECARNAGNASVPFVRIRRGL from the coding sequence ATGGACAACGAATCGACACACTCTCACCGCCAGTACCGTCTCGACATCCCGCAAACCCCCAGCGCCGAAAAAGCCGACATCTACAGCTTCGAGGGCGAGCGCGCAATCGGAGAGCCGAGTCGCTACGTCATCCGCTTCACGCATCCGAACCACGAGCTCTCACGCGCCGACTATCTCAACAAACCGGCATCGCTCGTCATCCAACCGCGACACGACCCGTTGCAAACGCGCGAGCCCGAACCGGAGCGCCGCGTGCAGGGCGTGATAACCCGTTTCACTCAACGGCAAAGCAGCCCCGACGAAACCACGTACGAGGTTGTATTGGAATCGCGCCTCGCGCTGCTACGCAACGCCCCGAAATGCCGCTTCTTTCTCGATGCGACTCTTCCGGAAATCATCGAGAAAATTCTGCGCGAACATCAGTTCGACATGCTCATCGCGCGCTTCGATTTCACGCTGTACCGTCAATATCGAAAGCATGCGTTCGTCATGCAATGGGAAGAAGACGACCTGACCTTCATCACGCGCCTATGCCGTCGCAGCGGAATATGGTTCGTCTGCGAGGAGGGCAAGCGTTGCGAAGTCGTGCGCTTCGCCGACGACCTCACGCACTACCGGCGCGATCCGAACCTGACCGTACCGTATCTGGAGTACAGCGGTATGAACAGCAACGGTGCGCAGTCCGTGCACACGCTGAAAATGCACGCGAAAACCATCCCCACGCGTTACGCGGTGCGCGCCTACAACTATCGCCAGGCATTCAAGCCTGTCGAGAGCACGAACCTGATTCGCGACGACCGCACAACCTACGGTGAAACGTATACATGGGGCACGGCGCATCTGAACAACGAAGAGGCGCAACAGGAAGCGCTGCTGAGGCGCGAGGCCGCACTAGCGAGCCAGGTGATCTATGAAGGCAAGGGCGATATGCTGGACCTCGCGCCGGCGAGCGTCATCAAACTGTCCAACCGCGAATTGCCCGACGCGAAGCATGGCTTGCTCGCGGTACGCGTGAAATGCAGTGCCTCGCGCAGCAGTTCGTATCAGGTGGAGTTCACCGCGATTCCGTGCGATCGGCTCTACCGTCTGCCGTTGATGGAGCATACGTGGCCGCGAATTCACGGCACGATCACCGGCACGATCGCGTCGCCGGGCGATTACAAGGAACCGTATATCGACGAGAACGGCGAGTACATCGTCAACCTTCACCTCGATCGCGACCAACGCGTTCCCGGCCTGAACAGCTGCCCGATGCGGCTCGCGAAGCCGTTTGCCGGCGCCGATGAAACGGGTTTCCACTTTGGCCTCGTCGAAAGAACGGAGGTCACGGTCGGCTTCCATCACGGCAATCCGGATATGCCGTACATCAGCCAGGTGCTTCACAACTCGCGCGCCCCAGACCCGATCGTATCGAAGCGGCGCTGGAACAGCCGCAGCACGTTACGCACGCGTTCGAACAATACCGTCGAGTTCGAAGACTGGCCCGACGAGGAACACATCAAGGTCGCCACCGAGCAGGGTAAGTCGCAGCTCAACCTCGGCTATACGGTGGACCGCAACCGCAAGTTCCGCGGCGAAGGATTCGAACTGCGTACCGATCTGAAAGGCTGCCTTCGGGCCGGCGGCGGCATGCTGTTGTCAGCGGACATGCAGGAGCGCGCCATTGGCGAACAGACGGACATGGAAGCCGCGCTCAATCACTTCCGCACCACGCTTGCGCAAGCACAGGCGCTGGCGGATACCGCACGGGCCGCGCAGGCAGAGATCGCGGATGTGAAGGCGGAAAACCAGTGGCTTAAAGAAGAATTGGCGGACCTGAAAAAAGCCGTGATCGCGCTGTCGGCGCCAGACGGTATTGGCTTGTCTACGCCAAGCCGGGTGCTGGTTGCGGCAGGTAAGGATATAAGCGCCGCAACGTCGTCCGCATTTAACGTGAGCGCGATGAAGAATGTGGTGGTTGCCGCGGGCGGCATGTTGTCGGTGTTTGTTCATCGGCTCGGCATGAAATTCTTCGCTTCGCGCGGCAACATTGAAATCCAAGCTCAAAGCGACGAGATCAAAATCGCATCAAACAAGGATACAACCATCACCAGCAGCAACGGGAGTGTTGTGATCGAGGCGAAGGAGCAGCTGATCCTCAAATGCGGCGATTCGTATATCAGCCTCACACCTTCCGATATCGAAGACGGAACATCGCGCACTCGCACCTGGCGGGCGCGTAATTTCCACCGCCAAGACCCCGCGAGCATGCCGTCCGATTTGCCCGTGCTTCCTCAACCTGTAGGGACGGAGTGCGCGCGCAATGCGGGCAACGCTAGCGTCCCGTTCGTGCGTATTCGACGTGGCCTCTAA
- a CDS encoding DUF4123 domain-containing protein: protein MASNSQFLMSSPYDEPLLEPIREQYASFESTHPSMRLYALIDAHVLYSPWAHGFRGRLRGMPCFPLYGGTGLDDLSESGPVLIACPKPDDGHALGFMRSVMELALRDCRFASWIWSTHEIEPLVAHLQTLLQARLGPDGDEVWFLFYQPAYLAVLHRLLSDEARAYMFGPCLAWWCIDFRHEVIKLAGENLPLPKAWDALPIPEHVANELQRAGSLMQVHAWLKRARPELLNRLFHTNRQLQQVSPHVERALEYGITRKIDLCTYAAYGLLYGERYDDHPALQAILSRAGTCKTTLIDAYAAAGPNVWAEVAETAKQRAAEAAIAAYQQEIRTSKTATVKVWLVNARHARLRNVQIWLIDGCRFFCASLGNIQEAWSKFLECGMEFASASMPVPGERVQVGWWERGVTYCETIVRGELPRAEGEGLAIVTLHFDGRVTVSMHADQPDPAPEWWRLQQP, encoded by the coding sequence GTGGCCTCTAATTCCCAATTTCTAATGTCATCGCCCTACGATGAACCGTTGCTTGAGCCGATCCGCGAGCAGTATGCCTCGTTCGAATCCACGCATCCTTCCATGCGGCTCTATGCGTTGATCGACGCCCACGTGTTGTATTCCCCCTGGGCGCATGGCTTCCGCGGCCGTCTCCGTGGTATGCCGTGCTTCCCTTTGTACGGCGGCACGGGTCTCGATGATCTGTCGGAATCCGGCCCGGTGCTGATTGCTTGTCCGAAACCGGATGACGGCCACGCGCTGGGGTTTATGCGTAGCGTGATGGAACTCGCGCTACGCGATTGCAGATTCGCTTCGTGGATATGGTCTACGCACGAAATCGAACCGCTTGTCGCGCATCTTCAAACATTGCTGCAGGCAAGACTCGGCCCTGACGGCGATGAAGTGTGGTTCCTGTTTTACCAGCCTGCCTATCTTGCGGTGCTTCATCGCTTGCTCTCGGACGAGGCGCGGGCCTATATGTTCGGCCCGTGTCTCGCGTGGTGGTGTATCGATTTTCGCCACGAGGTGATCAAGCTTGCTGGCGAGAATTTGCCGCTGCCAAAGGCGTGGGATGCGCTGCCGATACCGGAGCACGTGGCGAATGAACTGCAACGCGCCGGTTCGCTGATGCAAGTGCATGCGTGGCTGAAACGAGCGCGTCCGGAATTGCTCAATCGCCTGTTCCATACAAACAGGCAATTGCAACAGGTATCACCGCATGTCGAGCGTGCACTCGAATATGGCATTACGCGCAAGATCGATCTGTGTACGTATGCGGCGTATGGACTGCTTTACGGCGAGCGATATGACGATCATCCGGCGTTGCAGGCAATCCTTAGCCGTGCGGGTACGTGCAAGACGACGCTGATCGATGCGTATGCGGCGGCGGGTCCGAACGTGTGGGCAGAAGTGGCCGAGACCGCGAAGCAGCGCGCGGCCGAGGCCGCGATAGCCGCATACCAGCAAGAGATACGTACGTCTAAAACAGCGACGGTGAAAGTCTGGCTCGTCAATGCTCGACATGCTCGGTTACGCAACGTGCAGATCTGGCTGATCGACGGATGTCGCTTCTTTTGCGCTTCGCTGGGAAACATTCAGGAAGCCTGGTCGAAATTCCTCGAGTGCGGGATGGAATTCGCGTCCGCAAGCATGCCGGTGCCGGGGGAGCGCGTCCAGGTGGGATGGTGGGAGCGCGGCGTGACCTATTGCGAAACGATCGTAAGAGGAGAACTGCCGCGCGCGGAAGGCGAGGGGCTCGCCATCGTGACGCTTCACTTCGATGGACGCGTCACCGTGAGCATGCATGCCGATCAGCCTGATCCAGCGCCGGAATGGTGGCGGTTGCAGCAGCCTTGA
- a CDS encoding DUF3304 domain-containing protein, whose protein sequence is MKRIVLLLIGVGIGALMPGCKSAGSGEDVLATAWSANYTEDYIYDFRIRKVSGKDTGLEGIQVKEFSRGGTGSSECCSTIPRVGQQIEIVWRVGNYRAADTDMKTFNKTVVVTGTMPKKTLEHSVLIVRFFQNHEAEAELIPGDGDFGPSNQRIDKLFFAVPRVMRAKGE, encoded by the coding sequence ATGAAACGGATTGTTTTGTTGCTGATTGGTGTGGGCATCGGGGCGCTGATGCCGGGCTGCAAATCTGCGGGTTCTGGCGAGGACGTGCTGGCGACTGCCTGGAGTGCGAACTACACCGAGGACTATATCTACGACTTCAGGATACGGAAGGTCTCGGGCAAGGACACCGGCCTTGAAGGTATTCAGGTTAAAGAGTTCTCGAGAGGCGGGACGGGATCGAGTGAGTGTTGCTCGACCATACCTCGCGTCGGGCAGCAGATCGAGATTGTGTGGCGCGTCGGTAATTACCGCGCCGCGGATACGGACATGAAGACGTTTAACAAGACCGTAGTCGTGACCGGAACAATGCCAAAGAAAACGCTGGAACACAGCGTTTTGATCGTGCGCTTCTTCCAGAACCATGAGGCGGAGGCCGAGTTGATACCGGGTGACGGCGATTTTGGTCCATCGAATCAGCGCATCGACAAGCTGTTCTTTGCCGTCCCGCGCGTGATGCGAGCGAAGGGGGAATGA
- a CDS encoding DUF3304 domain-containing protein, with amino-acid sequence MYGLNYSEDYVWDFSILTESGEQTGMGGSRVQEFSKGGLSGLECCASIPRAGRTVIVEWEAGDRKEADVNWKSFRKKVVVRGEDSSDPDKLNSLVIRFFPGHEVEAELICESTGSDARPSPRRDQLFYGSSVMRQMGE; translated from the coding sequence GTGTATGGACTGAACTACAGCGAAGACTATGTTTGGGATTTTTCGATTCTGACGGAATCGGGCGAGCAGACAGGTATGGGTGGCTCCCGGGTACAAGAGTTCTCCAAAGGAGGTCTCAGTGGACTCGAGTGTTGTGCCTCAATTCCACGCGCTGGCCGGACCGTGATTGTTGAGTGGGAAGCGGGCGACCGCAAAGAAGCTGACGTGAACTGGAAGAGTTTCAGGAAAAAGGTGGTTGTGAGGGGCGAGGACTCGAGTGATCCGGACAAGTTGAACTCATTGGTTATTCGCTTCTTCCCCGGGCACGAGGTAGAAGCTGAACTGATATGTGAATCGACAGGATCTGATGCCAGACCCAGCCCGCGGCGCGATCAGTTGTTTTATGGAAGCAGCGTTATGCGTCAAATGGGGGAGTAA
- a CDS encoding DUF3304 domain-containing protein, with product MRRIACLLLCMGTVGLLYGCVSTKSNEYVTASVYGVNYSEDYVPDFSILTESGEQTGMGGSRVQEFSKGGLSGLMCCAPIPKPGRSLIVSWHIGDRKEGEANWKSFRKTVVVRGEASNDPDKMNSLVVRFFPGYEVEAELMCESTGPDAGPSPRLDQLFYGRRVMRRMGG from the coding sequence ATGAGACGAATTGCTTGCCTATTGCTCTGTATGGGGACCGTGGGGCTGCTCTACGGTTGCGTGTCCACCAAATCAAATGAATACGTAACCGCATCTGTGTACGGAGTGAACTACAGCGAAGACTATGTTCCGGATTTTTCAATTCTGACCGAATCGGGTGAGCAGACAGGTATGGGCGGCTCCCGGGTTCAGGAGTTCTCCAAAGGGGGCCTCAGTGGACTTATGTGTTGCGCGCCGATTCCAAAGCCAGGTCGGTCCTTGATTGTCTCGTGGCACATCGGTGACCGCAAAGAAGGCGAAGCGAACTGGAAGAGTTTCAGGAAAACGGTAGTTGTCAGGGGGGAGGCCTCAAATGATCCGGACAAGATGAACTCACTGGTGGTTCGCTTCTTTCCCGGATACGAAGTAGAAGCCGAATTGATGTGTGAATCGACAGGGCCTGATGCTGGTCCCAGCCCGCGACTTGATCAGTTGTTTTATGGACGCCGTGTTATGCGTCGAATGGGGGGCTAA
- a CDS encoding DUF3304 domain-containing protein — MNYSEDYVPDFSILTESGEQTGMGGSRVQEFSEGGLSGEVCCAPIPKPGRTTTVSWRVGGHKEPEANWKHFRKTVVVRGEASNDPDKVNSLVVRFFPGHEVEAELICESTGPDARPSPRRDQLFYGRLVMRQMGD; from the coding sequence GTGAACTACAGCGAAGACTATGTTCCCGATTTTTCGATTCTGACCGAATCCGGCGAGCAGACTGGTATGGGGGGCTCGCGGGTTCAGGAATTTTCTGAAGGAGGCCTCAGTGGAGAGGTGTGTTGTGCGCCGATTCCAAAGCCGGGTCGGACCACGACCGTCTCATGGCGCGTTGGTGGTCACAAAGAACCTGAAGCGAACTGGAAGCATTTCAGGAAAACCGTCGTTGTGAGGGGAGAAGCCTCGAATGATCCAGACAAGGTTAACTCGCTGGTCGTTCGCTTTTTCCCCGGCCACGAGGTGGAGGCTGAACTGATTTGTGAATCGACAGGGCCGGATGCGAGACCGAGCCCGCGGCGCGATCAGCTGTTTTATGGGCGCCTCGTTATGCGTCAAATGGGGGACTAG